A single genomic interval of Candidatus Gracilibacteria bacterium harbors:
- a CDS encoding TIGR00730 family Rossman fold protein gives MANICVFCGARDGSNPLYRELAIKIGNSIASRGHNLIYGGGNRGLMGAVAAGVRENGGKVIGVMPRFLERKERDGTILYESDELIYIETMDERKTILYGRADIIITLPGGCGTMDEFFEVLTLRQLSQHEKPIGILNVEGYYNPLISYLHHMVEEGFVSVSDMDLIIVRDEVEDLLDSLGV, from the coding sequence ATGGCAAATATCTGTGTCTTCTGTGGTGCACGTGATGGAAGTAATCCTCTCTATCGAGAACTCGCGATCAAAATCGGAAATAGTATCGCATCTCGTGGACACAATCTCATCTATGGATGAGGGAATCGTGGACTCATGTGAGCGGTAGCTGCTGGTGTGCGAGAAAATGGTGGAAAAGTTATTGGCGTTATGCCACGATTTCTCGAACGAAAAGAACGTGATGGAACTATTCTCTATGAAAGTGATGAACTCATCTATATCGAAACAATGGATGAGAGAAAGACGATTCTCTATGGACGTGCTGATATTATCATTACTCTTCCTGGTGGATGTGGTACAATGGATGAATTTTTCGAAGTTCTCACACTCAGACAACTCTCTCAACATGAGAAACCTATCGGAATCCTGAATGTCGAAGGATATTATAATCCCCTTATCAGTTATCTCCACCATATGGTCGAAGAAGGATTTGTATCAGTCTCTGATATGGATCTTATTATTGTACGTGATGAAGTGGAAGATTTATTGGATAGCCTCGGAGTATAA
- a CDS encoding efflux RND transporter permease subunit encodes MIARFTEFFLKNEKITFILILIISIFGFLSYILLPKQYNPSIVAPAFLIEIPTAGYNAKEGYEYVVKSVENKVHELVGIDKVYGYATDSYVSIMISFQVGIDQEAAKTRLYDKMYSNYDLKPYGIENVQIRSIDPEDLPQVSYAIVYSGSDLDEKARGQYLQNIAKTLRENIKKIEGTTTIDIIGGYSNDISIRLIPEKVESFGLDILSVVGKLQNSFGKGMVGNLTNNEKNYSVVLNQNTNDLKSIKNLIISNTNGKKILLQDIASIETGPIDIKSAYRMSDINGPHDAVFLGVAKLKGTNAVNVVEKIHEVVAETQKTLPKNVDIITIQDEGETAAHATNELMLHLFVSIAIVLVILIIFLGVRDAINAAFCIPMVLGIVFIVALILGLDINRITLFALILSLGILVDDSIVMVENNARHLAMIPKTGKSKFEAILDSVKEVGVSIVLSTITRVISFVAMFAVTGMMGDYMKPIPIFASIALTASLVVAFSINPFLASFLYRPGKGGHHEHKEGGFLKWYGEKLQLFINRDEKSIRKRSLLKLGFWISLVIILVAPIMMDVFKARMLPKADKNQVYLWIDAPRNATVDTVENITHDVETFLLGYKKEETAVSGEAKYTRILPENLRIIEDINATVGDRFLPDFANLFRGGNNRIGENQISIRINLSPSADRDITSEDFVIELRPILENAIMKKYSDITMRLLEDPPGPPTQATFHIKLQAEEGVETTSLVNFANAIRGVVENIREKEKLVDVSTSISTTSPGFEIVLDHDRILETGLTEAQVRATIQSYFGEIPLSISRYTDGQYGAAKISVSVSRDAKNDPSDLKKLSFMNPSGERIYLDDIATIQTGFKSSDIYTDDRTETIHLYAEMGANSVVYPILHLYSILGDEEFAKTGYKKISATPYAITFENIKDGKKYILRWGGEWELTMDTFRDLGLAMIFSLFVIYFIIVTQFGSFIVGGIVMTTFLLSFFGIFPGFSILYLTSGIYFTATAMIGAIALGGIVVGNALILIDYINQLIHEGKGLEYAVIEGSKKRFVPVMLTSIAAVAGSFIITSDPVWSGLAWSIIWGLSASAVLTLYFIPIFYYTYLRKYSNHYVEQIHHTDHIVFGGILAEEENRK; translated from the coding sequence ATGATTGCACGATTCACGGAATTCTTCTTGAAAAATGAGAAAATCACTTTTATTCTCATTCTCATCATTTCCATTTTCGGATTTCTCTCCTATATTCTCCTGCCGAAGCAATACAATCCCTCTATCGTTGCGCCCGCGTTTCTCATCGAGATTCCAACTGCTGGATACAATGCGAAAGAAGGCTATGAATACGTCGTGAAATCGGTCGAAAACAAAGTCCATGAGCTCGTCGGCATCGATAAGGTCTATGGATATGCGACAGATAGCTATGTCAGTATCATGATATCATTCCAAGTGGGTATCGATCAGGAGGCTGCGAAAACACGACTCTACGACAAAATGTACTCGAACTACGATTTGAAGCCATATGGTATAGAAAATGTCCAGATCCGTTCGATCGATCCAGAAGACCTCCCGCAAGTCTCGTATGCGATCGTCTATTCTGGAAGCGATCTGGATGAGAAAGCACGTGGTCAGTACCTCCAGAATATCGCGAAAACACTGCGAGAAAATATTAAGAAAATTGAAGGTACAACAACAATCGATATTATCGGTGGATATTCGAACGATATTTCTATCCGACTCATACCAGAAAAAGTCGAATCATTCGGGCTCGATATTCTCTCTGTCGTCGGGAAACTCCAAAATAGCTTCGGAAAAGGTATGGTCGGCAATCTCACGAACAATGAGAAGAATTATAGTGTTGTATTGAATCAGAACACGAACGATCTGAAGTCTATCAAGAATCTCATCATCTCGAATACAAACGGCAAGAAAATCCTTCTCCAGGATATTGCCAGTATAGAAACTGGACCTATCGATATCAAAAGTGCATACCGAATGAGTGATATCAATGGTCCTCATGATGCAGTATTTCTCGGTGTTGCGAAACTCAAGGGAACCAATGCAGTGAATGTCGTCGAGAAAATCCATGAAGTTGTCGCAGAAACACAGAAAACACTTCCGAAAAATGTCGATATCATCACTATCCAAGATGAAGGAGAGACGGCTGCACATGCGACAAACGAGCTCATGCTCCACCTTTTTGTATCGATTGCGATTGTCCTCGTGATTCTCATCATCTTCCTCGGAGTTCGCGATGCAATCAATGCTGCCTTCTGCATCCCGATGGTGCTCGGAATTGTCTTCATCGTCGCACTGATTCTCGGGCTCGATATCAACCGTATCACCCTTTTTGCCCTGATTCTCTCGCTCGGTATTCTCGTCGATGACTCAATCGTGATGGTTGAGAACAATGCCCGTCATCTCGCAATGATTCCAAAAACAGGAAAATCGAAGTTCGAAGCGATTCTCGATTCTGTGAAGGAAGTGGGTGTCAGTATCGTCCTCTCGACGATTACTCGTGTAATTTCTTTTGTCGCGATGTTCGCGGTGACGGGAATGATGGGTGACTACATGAAGCCAATTCCAATTTTTGCATCGATTGCTCTCACAGCTTCCCTTGTCGTTGCATTTAGTATCAATCCATTTCTCGCGAGCTTCCTCTACCGCCCTGGAAAATGAGGACATCACGAACACAAAGAAGGTGGATTCCTGAAGTGGTACGGAGAAAAACTCCAACTCTTCATCAATCGCGATGAAAAAAGCATAAGAAAACGCAGCCTCCTCAAGCTCGGATTCTGGATATCACTCGTCATTATCCTCGTTGCGCCGATCATGATGGACGTATTCAAGGCTCGTATGCTCCCCAAAGCAGACAAGAACCAAGTCTATCTCTGGATCGATGCACCGCGCAATGCGACCGTCGATACCGTCGAGAATATCACACACGACGTCGAGACATTTCTCCTCGGCTACAAAAAAGAAGAAACTGCTGTTTCTGGTGAAGCGAAATATACGCGAATCCTTCCTGAAAATCTCCGTATTATCGAGGACATCAATGCAACCGTTGGTGACAGATTCCTTCCGGATTTCGCGAATCTCTTCCGCGGTGGGAATAACCGTATCGGAGAAAACCAAATAAGTATTCGCATCAATCTCAGCCCATCAGCCGATCGAGATATCACTTCCGAGGATTTCGTGATAGAGCTCCGTCCGATTCTCGAGAATGCCATCATGAAGAAATACTCCGATATCACGATGCGGCTCCTCGAAGATCCGCCAGGACCTCCGACACAAGCGACGTTCCATATCAAGCTTCAAGCGGAGGAATGAGTCGAGACAACATCGCTCGTGAATTTTGCGAATGCGATTCGTGGTGTCGTCGAGAATATCCGAGAAAAAGAAAAACTCGTCGATGTGAGTACGTCGATTTCTACGACCAGTCCTGGATTCGAAATCGTCCTCGACCATGACCGCATCCTCGAGACAGGACTCACCGAAGCACAAGTGAGAGCAACAATCCAGAGTTATTTCGGAGAAATTCCTCTCTCTATCTCTCGTTACACTGATGGACAATATGGTGCTGCGAAAATCTCTGTCAGTGTCAGCCGTGATGCAAAAAATGACCCGAGTGACCTCAAAAAACTCTCATTCATGAATCCCTCTGGTGAACGTATTTATCTCGATGATATCGCAACTATCCAGACTGGATTCAAGAGTTCTGATATCTACACGGATGACCGCACAGAGACGATTCATCTCTATGCGGAGATGGGAGCGAATTCGGTTGTCTACCCGATTCTCCATCTCTATAGTATCCTCGGTGATGAGGAATTCGCGAAAACGGGATACAAGAAAATCAGTGCCACACCATATGCTATCACTTTCGAAAATATAAAAGACGGAAAGAAATATATCCTCCGTTGGGGTGGTGAATGGGAACTCACGATGGACACATTCCGTGATCTCGGACTCGCGATGATATTCTCTCTTTTTGTCATCTACTTCATCATCGTGACACAATTCGGAAGTTTCATCGTCGGAGGTATCGTGATGACGACGTTTCTCCTCTCATTCTTCGGGATATTCCCAGGATTCTCGATACTCTACCTCACTTCAGGAATCTACTTCACTGCAACTGCCATGATCGGCGCTATCGCGCTCGGCGGTATCGTGGTGGGGAATGCCCTCATCCTCATCGACTATATCAATCAGCTCATCCACGAAGGAAAATGACTCGAATATGCGGTTATCGAAGGTTCAAAAAAACGCTTTGTTCCTGTCATGCTCACATCGATTGCCGCAGTTGCTGGTTCATTTATCATCACGAGCGACCCAGTCTGGAGCGGTCTCGCATGGTCTATCATCTGGTGACTCTCAGCTTCCGCAGTTCTCACACTCTACTTCATCCCGATTTTCTACTACACGTATCTCAGGAAATATTCGAATCACTACGTCGAACAGATTCATCATACTGACCACATCGTCTTTGGTTGAATTCTCGCCGAAGAAGAAAATAGAAAATAG
- a CDS encoding metalloregulator ArsR/SmtB family transcription factor: MENIEQRATEVAHLLKLLAHPKRFLLLCKLREGPKTVGDLEKYCTIGQSQLSQFLGKMKDEGILTSEKSGQFVSYSIADPRVLELVNQMQKIFCK; the protein is encoded by the coding sequence ATGGAAAATATCGAACAACGCGCAACCGAAGTCGCTCATCTCCTGAAGCTCCTCGCTCATCCGAAACGTTTTCTCCTTCTCTGCAAGCTCCGAGAATGACCGAAGACTGTCGGTGATCTTGAGAAATATTGTACCATCGGACAATCCCAACTTTCTCAATTCCTCGGGAAAATGAAGGATGAATGAATCCTCACATCAGAAAAGAGTGGACAATTCGTCTCCTATTCCATCGCGGATCCTCGCGTTCTCGAACTCGTGAATCAGATGCAGAAAATTTTTTGTAAATAA
- a CDS encoding rhodanese-like domain-containing protein, with product MNSITPRELASLLEQSPEKIDLIDVRGTSEYAEIHIPESRNIPMHLIPMRMNEIDTSKKIILVCLSGGRSGHMCGFLENANIPATNLLGGIGTFAQEFPNKVVHGEKKKLFGLF from the coding sequence ATGAATTCCATAACTCCTCGAGAACTCGCTTCCCTACTCGAACAATCGCCAGAAAAAATCGATCTCATCGATGTTCGTGGAACGAGTGAATATGCTGAAATTCATATTCCTGAATCTCGAAATATTCCCATGCACCTTATCCCAATGCGGATGAATGAAATCGACACTTCGAAAAAAATCATTCTCGTCTGTCTCAGTGGTGGACGCTCGGGTCATATGTGTGGATTTCTCGAGAATGCGAACATCCCAGCAACGAATCTTCTCGGTGGAATCGGTACATTCGCCCAAGAATTCCCGAACAAGGTTGTTCACGGCGAAAAGAAAAAACTTTTTGGATTGTTCTAA
- the grxC gene encoding glutaredoxin 3, whose amino-acid sequence MLTIYTKDYCPYCVKAKTLLSSLGATYEEIDVTNDQYTLMKIMEKSHMRTVPQIFLDDECLGGYSDIAALHEQGELTKKLGL is encoded by the coding sequence ATGCTCACCATCTACACCAAGGACTACTGTCCATACTGCGTCAAGGCAAAAACCCTCCTCTCATCACTCGGAGCAACGTACGAAGAAATCGACGTCACAAATGATCAGTATACTCTCATGAAAATCATGGAAAAATCTCATATGAGAACCGTTCCCCAGATTTTTCTCGATGATGAATGTCTCGGTGGATATTCTGATATCGCAGCACTTCATGAACAATGAGAACTCACGAAAAAGCTTGGACTCTAG
- a CDS encoding U32 family peptidase C-terminal domain-containing protein: MKKLELLFPAGNLEKLKYAIAYGADAVYAGVPMFSLRARENQFTWESLAEGVEYCHSRGKKIYFTANIYAHNMKIKPFMANFQKMMDMKPDAFIMSDPGLIHLVRKEFPQAEIHLSVQANNTNWAQAQFWKEMGITRIILSRELSLREVKEIHEMVPDIELEFFVHGAICMAYSGRCLLSNYFSHRDPNQGTCSHSCRWEYKVFKKDASPEELYDSTGRPEDYEELTGEFYLEERERKGELMPIDEDEYGTYIMNSRDICLLSYMQELADAGVVSFKVEGRSKTVNYLAGVGRAYRPALNAVERGETYDIAGLSDEVFAISNRGYTPGFLVGNPGEKAIYFEKNKELHEEEMAGIVKMNSEQGTMNSSETDSVIARNEAIQVSENASVIPAQVFDRREGYPCGTGIQSVPENLKTLLESGKIARIIVKNRIDVGDKLRMISPTQSVEFTLEKIYSLTGEEISSAHGGSFDVYITVPERPTEYALIRTQEDLGSPEKSAKIHKEIRIGNKKNPIAKVEISVSKSGYSWIEKKKHHLSQSAQFFGVRIKSKLSRIFGKKK; this comes from the coding sequence ATGAAAAAGTTAGAACTCCTCTTCCCTGCTGGAAACCTCGAAAAACTCAAATACGCTATCGCCTATGGTGCCGATGCAGTATATGCCGGAGTACCAATGTTCTCTCTCCGTGCTCGCGAGAACCAATTCACTTGGGAATCACTTGCAGAAGGTGTTGAGTACTGTCACTCTCGCGGGAAGAAGATCTACTTCACCGCGAATATCTACGCGCACAATATGAAGATCAAGCCTTTTATGGCGAACTTCCAAAAGATGATGGATATGAAGCCAGATGCCTTTATCATGTCTGATCCTGGACTCATCCACCTCGTGAGGAAAGAGTTCCCACAGGCAGAAATCCATCTCTCCGTGCAGGCAAATAACACCAACTGGGCGCAGGCACAGTTCTGGAAAGAGATGGGAATCACCCGTATTATCCTTTCTCGCGAACTCTCACTCCGCGAAGTGAAGGAGATTCACGAAATGGTACCAGATATCGAGCTTGAGTTTTTCGTCCATGGTGCTATCTGTATGGCATATTCTGGACGTTGTCTCCTCTCGAATTATTTTAGCCACCGCGATCCGAATCAGGGAACTTGTTCCCACTCTTGTCGTTGGGAATACAAAGTGTTCAAAAAAGATGCATCACCAGAAGAACTCTACGACTCAACTGGACGACCGGAAGATTATGAGGAACTCACGGGAGAGTTCTACCTCGAGGAACGCGAGCGCAAGTGAGAACTCATGCCCATCGACGAAGATGAATATGGAACCTATATCATGAACTCACGCGACATCTGTCTCCTCTCCTATATGCAAGAGCTCGCCGATGCAGGAGTCGTGTCATTCAAGGTAGAATGACGAAGTAAAACCGTGAACTATCTCGCGGGTGTAGGTCGTGCCTATCGCCCAGCGCTCAATGCGGTCGAACGAGGAGAAACTTATGATATTGCTGGACTTTCGGATGAGGTTTTCGCTATCTCGAATCGTGGATATACTCCAGGATTCCTCGTGGGCAATCCAGGTGAGAAGGCTATCTATTTCGAGAAAAATAAGGAACTCCATGAAGAGGAGATGGCGGGAATCGTGAAAATGAACAGTGAACAATGAACAATGAATAGTTCAGAAACTGATTCTGTCATTGCGAGGAACGAAGCAATCCAGGTTTCTGAGAATGCTTCTGTCATTCCTGCGCAGGTCTTCGACCGAAGGGAGTGATACCCTTGCGGTACAGGAATCCAGTCCGTTCCTGAGAATCTCAAAACACTTCTCGAATCAGGGAAGATTGCTCGCATCATCGTGAAAAATCGTATCGATGTTGGGGATAAGCTCCGTATGATTTCCCCAACACAATCTGTCGAATTCACCCTCGAAAAAATCTACTCACTCACAGGTGAAGAAATCTCATCAGCACATGGAGGAAGCTTTGATGTCTATATCACAGTTCCTGAAAGACCAACAGAATACGCACTCATCCGTACCCAAGAAGACCTCGGAAGTCCAGAAAAATCTGCAAAAATCCACAAAGAAATCCGAATCGGGAACAAGAAAAATCCCATTGCAAAAGTGGAAATCTCCGTGAGCAAATCTGGGTATAGTTGGATCGAGAAGAAAAAACATCACCTCTCACAATCTGCACAATTCTTCGGAGTAAGAATAAAATCAAAGCTCTCAAGAATCTTTGGGAAAAAGAAATAA
- a CDS encoding multicopper oxidase family protein, with protein sequence MPKFFLFIFCSIFLVNCGANNTITPPLTNTGTAESPQETMMREHCKMMPEMNGCEKYLTETTTNTSESLNTQILTDDATTTDAKPTEVVNLKNGDTYNLTIQKVRKVVNGKSIILLSYNGSIPGPTFRVPRGAEVIFRVKNTVAGLETTIHPHGLRLDNQYDGVPKSLGGFQDPIAIGNTYEQKIKFPDTGIFWFHPHTRDDFEQEAGEYGTFLVYDPAEKPTYDTESVIVLDDILLNSDGTLANFASRGVDYTLMGRYGNTMLINGETNFSLTMKQNEVKRLYLVNTANARPFDFTIPGVKMKLVGGDNGYYEQETWVDHIIISPAERYIIDIMPTKSGSYPISSIGGGKNISLGTLSVTENSQISGYKKDFETLNSHDILGGLGSIESYFTKAPDKSLTIGMTMKGMENMGNMHMGNGMIDDDSIEWEDTMNMMNINSSDKNLTWELTDDTTGKKNMDIDWTFQKGSLVKIHIYNDPNSMHPMQHPFHMHGQRFLVLNQNGTQNDNLVWKDTVLIPKGESVDILVDMSNPGVWMAHCHIVEHLFAGMMFGYTVEQ encoded by the coding sequence ATGCCAAAATTTTTTCTTTTTATTTTTTGTTCGATTTTTCTCGTAAACTGTGGAGCAAATAACACTATCACTCCGCCACTTACCAATACAGGAACAGCGGAATCCCCTCAGGAAACTATGATGCGCGAGCATTGCAAGATGATGCCCGAAATGAATGGATGTGAGAAATATCTCACCGAAACAACAACCAATACCAGTGAATCTCTGAATACACAAATTCTCACGGATGACGCCACCACTACTGATGCGAAGCCAACAGAAGTCGTGAATCTGAAAAATGGTGATACCTATAATCTCACGATACAGAAAGTCCGAAAGGTGGTGAATGGAAAATCTATCATTCTCCTTTCCTATAATGGAAGTATTCCTGGACCAACATTTCGTGTGCCACGCTGAGCAGAGGTTATCTTTCGTGTGAAGAACACAGTTGCCTGACTCGAGACAACGATTCATCCACATGGACTCCGCCTCGATAACCAGTATGATGGTGTACCAAAAAGCCTATGAGGGTTTCAGGATCCTATTGCGATTGGTAACACTTATGAACAAAAGATAAAATTCCCTGATACTGGAATTTTCTGGTTCCATCCGCATACACGTGACGACTTCGAACAAGAAGCGGGAGAATATGGAACTTTTCTTGTCTATGACCCAGCCGAAAAACCAACATATGATACTGAATCTGTCATAGTACTCGATGATATTCTCTTGAATTCTGATGGCACGCTTGCGAATTTCGCGAGCAGAGGTGTCGATTATACGCTCATGGGTCGCTATGGAAATACGATGCTCATAAATGGTGAAACGAATTTTTCTCTCACCATGAAGCAGAATGAAGTGAAACGACTCTATCTCGTGAATACCGCCAATGCTCGACCTTTTGACTTCACTATTCCAGGTGTGAAGATGAAACTCGTCGGCGGAGATAATGGATACTATGAGCAGGAAACATGGGTGGATCATATCATCATTTCCCCTGCGGAACGATATATCATCGATATTATGCCGACAAAATCAGGAAGTTATCCAATCTCAAGTATCGGTGGTGGAAAAAATATTTCCCTTGGAACACTTTCTGTCACGGAAAATTCTCAGATTTCATGATACAAAAAAGATTTCGAAACTCTCAATTCCCATGATATTCTCGGCGGGCTTGGAAGTATCGAATCCTATTTTACCAAAGCACCAGACAAGAGTCTCACTATTGGTATGACCATGAAATGAATGGAAAACATGGGAAATATGCACATGGGAAATGGAATGATTGATGATGACTCGATAGAATGGGAAGATACTATGAACATGATGAATATCAATTCCAGTGATAAAAACCTCACATGGGAACTCACGGATGATACGACTGGAAAAAAGAATATGGATATCGATTGGACTTTCCAGAAGTGAAGTCTCGTAAAAATCCATATCTACAATGATCCAAACTCGATGCATCCGATGCAACATCCATTCCATATGCATGGACAGAGATTCCTCGTACTCAACCAAAACGGAACACAGAATGATAATCTCGTCTGGAAAGATACGGTTCTGATTCCAAAAGGAGAATCAGTAGATATCCTCGTAGATATGTCCAATCCTGGAGTATGGATGGCACACTGTCACATCGTCGAACATCTCTTCGCAGGGATGATGTTCGGATACACAGTAGAACAATAG
- a CDS encoding permease — protein MQMTHYMELLASNQPWNLILFMAIPVILAETVAITELVILFTGKRTGNIATLSKFAGITGGIYFIGVFFYLLFTAVIPLTTTGTWRGIADVVAVGFYLLGIIPLVGIALVDMGIIGGPTGERKSLKLHATFVGIFLVFAHIAMIFGMLDPSILGWQQPMQNSPMNMNDTMPGMDHRNM, from the coding sequence ATGCAAATGACTCACTACATGGAACTCCTCGCGAGCAACCAACCTTGGAATCTCATCCTTTTTATGGCAATTCCCGTTATTCTCGCTGAAACGGTTGCCATCACAGAACTTGTTATTCTTTTCACTGGAAAACGTACTGGAAACATCGCAACACTCAGCAAATTCGCAGGCATCACAGGAGGAATCTACTTTATCGGAGTGTTTTTCTACCTCCTCTTCACTGCTGTTATCCCTCTCACGACCACGGGAACATGGCGTGGTATCGCTGATGTGGTTGCGGTTGGATTCTATCTCCTCGGTATCATTCCTCTTGTCGGAATCGCACTCGTGGATATGTGAATTATCGGGTGACCTACAGGAGAGAGAAAATCTCTCAAGCTTCATGCGACATTTGTCGGAATATTTCTCGTCTTTGCGCATATTGCCATGATATTCGGGATGCTTGACCCGAGTATTCTCGGATGGCAACAACCAATGCAGAATTCCCCCATGAACATGAATGATACTATGCCAGGAATGGATCATAGAAATATGTAA
- a CDS encoding DUF465 domain-containing protein, producing the protein MQFDHHPFLQDHPELQEKIHELKSTNNHFAKLLREYEGLDKEIGRAESEIPGYMMSDDELITLKKEKIKIKDELIAMLG; encoded by the coding sequence ATGCAATTCGATCATCATCCATTCCTCCAGGATCATCCAGAACTTCAAGAAAAGATCCATGAACTCAAAAGTACGAACAATCACTTCGCGAAACTTCTTCGTGAATACGAAGGTCTTGATAAGGAAATCTGACGCGCAGAAAGTGAAATTCCTGGCTACATGATGAGTGACGATGAACTCATAACACTGAAAAAGGAAAAGATCAAAATCAAGGATGAACTTATTGCGATGCTCGGGTAA
- the tgt gene encoding tRNA guanosine(34) transglycosylase Tgt, translating to MSKEKFSFHLEKTDGFARAGEITTPHGKIQTPIFMPVGTRSALKGLTTDQIRDIGAEIMLVNNYHSYLKPGTEVIESFGGLHNFMDVDFPILTDSGGFQVFSLGGHLTPNPSPKGEGNIGNPPSLKEKGRGDKVLARITEEGVHFRSYLDGSKHFFAPENVMDMQSAFGADIIMAFDECAPGESTHEYARKAMERTHRWAVRSRDQWQKNEEIRKEKGLHPQALFGIIQGVVYDDLRRESAEFIKSLDLPGIAIGGLSVGESKEDMYRILDVLAPVLPESKPHYLMGVGTPEDIVEGIARGIDMFDCVLATRIGRHGEAFSSYGNIKIGGEKYKMSQEKIPMLPEYETSVSKRYSLGYLRHLVNVGEATGGVLLSLHNIEYLLKITKTARKAIVEGRFQEFRERFWSVYPKK from the coding sequence ATGTCAAAAGAAAAATTCTCATTTCATCTCGAAAAAACTGATGGATTCGCTCGCGCCGGCGAGATCACAACCCCACACGGGAAAATCCAAACACCGATTTTTATGCCAGTTGGAACCCGTTCGGCACTCAAGTGACTCACGACGGATCAGATTCGTGATATTGGCGCGGAGATTATGCTCGTGAACAATTATCATTCCTATCTGAAGCCTGGAACCGAAGTGATAGAATCATTCGGTGGACTTCATAACTTCATGGATGTTGATTTTCCGATTCTGACCGATTCTGGAGGATTCCAGGTTTTTTCTCTTTGAGGCCACCTCACCCCTAACCCCTCTCCTAAATGAGAGGGGAACATCGGGAACCCCCCTTCTCTGAAGGAGAAGGGGCGGGGGGATAAGGTGCTTGCTCGTATTACTGAAGAATGAGTTCATTTTCGCTCATATCTCGATGGTTCGAAGCATTTCTTCGCACCAGAAAACGTGATGGATATGCAGTCAGCGTTCGGTGCAGATATCATCATGGCGTTCGACGAATGTGCGCCAGGGGAGTCGACGCACGAGTATGCCCGAAAGGCAATGGAACGCACGCATCGTTGGGCAGTGCGATCTCGCGATCAGTGGCAGAAAAATGAAGAAATCCGAAAAGAAAAATGACTTCATCCACAAGCGCTTTTTGGTATCATCCAGTGAGTCGTCTATGATGACCTCCGTCGTGAATCGGCAGAATTCATCAAGTCTCTCGATCTGCCTGGAATTGCCATCGGTGGACTCTCGGTAGGGGAGTCCAAGGAAGATATGTATCGTATTCTCGATGTCCTCGCGCCAGTGCTTCCAGAATCGAAGCCACACTATCTCATGGGCGTAGGAACTCCAGAAGATATTGTCGAAGGAATCGCACGCGGAATTGATATGTTCGATTGTGTGCTCGCGACGCGTATCGGTCGTCACGGTGAGGCGTTTAGTTCGTATGGCAATATCAAAATCGGAGGAGAAAAATATAAAATGAGTCAGGAAAAAATCCCGATGCTTCCCGAATATGAGACGTCTGTCTCGAAAAGATACTCGCTCGGATATCTGCGTCATCTCGTCAATGTTGGTGAGGCAACGGGTGGAGTTCTTCTTTCGCTTCATAATATTGAGTATCTTCTGAAGATCACAAAAACCGCCCGAAAAGCGATAGTCGAGGGGCGGTTTCAGGAATTCAGAGAGAGATTCTGGAGTGTATATCCGAAAAAATAA